A genomic segment from Thermodesulfobacteriota bacterium encodes:
- a CDS encoding PfkB family carbohydrate kinase, with amino-acid sequence MSILVVGSVALDSVETPFGKVRDVLGGSAVYFSTAASYFADINMVAVVGSDFPKDHIDFLKSKNIDIKGLQREKGNTFRWEGRYGFELNEAHTLNTQLNVFEGFNPKIPEEYKDSEYVFLANIDPELQLDVLKQVKNPTLVACDTMNFWIEKKPKELQKTIEKVDVLIINEAEAREFTCEPNLVKAAKRILSMGPKTLIVKRGEYGALMFTGSSIFHAPAYPLENIFDPTGAGDSFAGGFIGYLANTRNLEDGNIRQAVVFGSVMASFNVEDFSLNRLKNLTYPDMEYRYREFKKFTHFEDI; translated from the coding sequence ATGAGTATTTTAGTGGTCGGTTCTGTTGCCCTGGATTCGGTAGAGACACCATTTGGAAAAGTAAGGGATGTCCTGGGTGGGTCGGCGGTATATTTTTCCACGGCAGCCAGTTACTTTGCTGATATTAATATGGTTGCTGTAGTGGGTAGCGACTTTCCAAAAGATCATATTGATTTCTTAAAAAGCAAAAATATTGATATTAAAGGATTACAAAGGGAAAAGGGGAATACTTTCAGATGGGAAGGAAGGTATGGATTTGAACTGAATGAGGCACATACATTGAATACCCAGTTAAATGTCTTCGAAGGTTTCAATCCTAAAATACCTGAGGAGTATAAGGACTCTGAGTATGTATTTCTGGCCAATATTGATCCTGAATTGCAGTTAGATGTTCTAAAACAAGTTAAAAACCCTACTCTGGTTGCCTGTGATACTATGAATTTCTGGATAGAAAAGAAACCTAAAGAGCTCCAGAAAACCATTGAAAAGGTCGATGTTCTAATCATCAATGAGGCAGAAGCCAGGGAGTTTACCTGCGAACCCAACCTAGTTAAAGCGGCAAAAAGGATTCTCTCTATGGGCCCAAAGACCCTGATTGTTAAAAGGGGAGAATACGGGGCTCTTATGTTTACAGGTTCATCTATCTTTCATGCCCCTGCCTATCCACTGGAGAATATCTTTGACCCTACTGGTGCTGGAGATAGCTTTGCAGGAGGCTTTATTGGCTATCTGGCAAATACACGTAACCTGGAGGATGGAAATATTCGTCAGGCGGTTGTATTTGGAAGTGTAATGGCATCTTTTAATGTAGAGGACTTTAGTCTAAACAGGCTGAAGAATCTGACTTACCCTGACATGGAATACAGGTACAGAGAGTTCAAGAAATTTACGCATTTTGAGGACATATGA
- a CDS encoding acyl-CoA dehydrogenase family protein, whose amino-acid sequence MDFELTEEQKILRKTVRDFAEKEIRPVTAELDEKQEFSYEIVEKMANLGIMGIPFPEKYGGGGADFISYIIAVEELARVDASSAITMCAHTSLGTSPIYYYGTEEQKQEWLPKLTSGKMLASFGLTEPDAGSDAGATKTTAVLEDGHWVINGSKCFITNAGTKISGIVTITAITGKREDGRKEIECILVPKGTEGYNTGSHYNKMGWRWSDTTELSFVDCRVPQENLLGERGHGLRQMLEILDGGRLSVGAMGLGGAQGAYEMALKYSKERYQFGKPICSFQVNAFKLSDMLTEIELARLLLYKATWLKDKSKPYIREAAMAKLVCSETMGRVVNQALQLHGGYGFMKEYPIERFYRDQKVLDIAEGTNEIQRIVISRTIGC is encoded by the coding sequence ATGGACTTTGAACTAACTGAAGAGCAAAAAATATTAAGAAAGACTGTAAGAGATTTCGCTGAGAAAGAAATAAGGCCTGTTACAGCGGAACTGGATGAAAAACAAGAATTTTCATACGAAATCGTAGAAAAAATGGCAAACCTTGGAATAATGGGTATACCTTTCCCGGAAAAATACGGGGGAGGAGGAGCAGATTTTATATCGTATATTATTGCCGTTGAAGAACTCGCAAGAGTGGATGCATCTTCAGCTATAACCATGTGTGCCCATACATCACTGGGAACCAGTCCTATATACTACTATGGAACTGAGGAGCAGAAACAGGAATGGCTGCCAAAGCTCACCTCAGGTAAGATGCTGGCATCATTCGGGCTTACAGAACCAGATGCCGGTTCAGATGCCGGAGCAACCAAGACTACCGCAGTGCTTGAGGACGGTCACTGGGTAATAAACGGGTCAAAATGCTTTATAACCAACGCTGGAACAAAAATCAGCGGTATAGTAACAATAACCGCTATCACAGGTAAAAGAGAGGACGGAAGGAAAGAAATAGAGTGCATCCTGGTCCCTAAAGGTACAGAAGGGTACAATACAGGGTCTCACTACAACAAGATGGGATGGCGTTGGTCTGATACAACGGAACTATCCTTTGTGGATTGTCGTGTTCCCCAAGAAAATTTATTGGGAGAGAGAGGACACGGACTCCGTCAGATGCTGGAAATTCTCGATGGAGGAAGGCTGAGTGTTGGGGCGATGGGCTTGGGAGGCGCTCAAGGAGCCTACGAGATGGCTTTAAAATACTCAAAGGAGAGGTACCAGTTTGGAAAACCCATATGCAGTTTTCAAGTAAATGCCTTTAAACTGAGCGATATGTTGACAGAGATTGAGCTAGCCAGACTGCTTTTATATAAGGCTACATGGCTAAAAGACAAGAGCAAACCTTACATAAGAGAAGCCGCTATGGCAAAACTCGTTTGTTCTGAGACTATGGGCAGAGTCGTAAATCAAGCATTACAACTGCATGGCGGGTATGGATTTATGAAGGAATACCCTATAGAGAGGTTCTACCGTGACCAAAAGGTACTTGATATTGCCGAAGGGACAAACGAGATTCAACGAATAGTTATATCAAGGACAATAGGGTGTTAG
- a CDS encoding CBS domain-containing protein, with the protein MRVKDIMSEEVITLEVDEELSLADDIMQLGRIRHLPVVENGKLVGIISQRDLFKSSLASVMGFGEKAKRDFLKTVAVKEVMVKKVITISPDADIKEAGRIMLEKKIGCLPVVGNDKLVGLITETDILKQFIM; encoded by the coding sequence ATGAGGGTAAAAGACATTATGTCTGAAGAGGTGATCACTCTGGAAGTAGATGAAGAGTTGAGTTTGGCAGACGATATTATGCAGCTTGGAAGAATAAGGCACCTACCGGTGGTTGAGAATGGAAAGCTGGTGGGAATAATTAGCCAGCGGGATCTTTTTAAGAGTTCCCTTGCTTCGGTTATGGGGTTTGGTGAGAAGGCAAAGAGGGATTTTCTAAAAACAGTGGCAGTTAAAGAAGTCATGGTTAAAAAAGTAATAACTATTTCACCAGATGCCGATATAAAAGAGGCTGGTCGAATTATGCTGGAAAAGAAAATTGGCTGTCTACCGGTAGTAGGAAACGATAAATTAGTTGGACTGATCACTGAAACGGATATCCTGAAGCAATTTATAATGTAA
- a CDS encoding cysteine dioxygenase family protein, with protein MMSSQVQLEIASFCKRCSDRLYGITDDESCVERFRDELPSLLCNKPLFAEILHNIVEGGAYPDLGRSTMFDNELLLHADSSHLFTLRMFLWGPGECTVIHDHNSWGVIGPVSGVLGVFNYKREDNESREGYAHLIETEELRCLPGETTFTLPLNQGIHKIGNLTQESMVSLSVYGKPLARGYINGFDIDNDRIYKIFAPKSKKKILAFQALAGLK; from the coding sequence ATGATGTCATCACAGGTACAATTGGAGATTGCTTCATTCTGTAAACGTTGTTCAGACCGCCTATACGGCATTACAGATGATGAATCCTGTGTTGAACGTTTTAGAGATGAACTACCCAGCCTCCTTTGCAACAAACCACTTTTTGCGGAAATTCTGCACAATATTGTTGAGGGAGGGGCCTACCCCGATTTGGGCCGTTCAACGATGTTTGATAACGAATTGCTTCTGCATGCGGATTCATCCCATCTGTTTACTCTGAGGATGTTCCTCTGGGGGCCGGGTGAATGCACGGTGATACATGACCACAATTCATGGGGTGTGATAGGCCCTGTTTCCGGGGTGCTTGGGGTCTTTAATTACAAACGAGAAGACAATGAATCCCGGGAGGGGTATGCACACCTGATCGAGACCGAAGAGCTGAGATGTTTACCTGGTGAAACCACATTTACGCTCCCGCTGAATCAGGGCATACATAAAATTGGAAATCTGACCCAAGAAAGTATGGTCTCACTCAGTGTATATGGTAAGCCATTAGCCCGAGGATACATAAACGGGTTCGATATCGATAACGATCGTATTTATAAAATATTTGCCCCGAAATCAAAAAAGAAAATACTTGCGTTCCAGGCTTTGGCCGGTCTTAAGTAG
- the hgcA gene encoding mercury methylation corrinoid protein HgcA yields MGDCCSKPSQLISIESICRPPEEKVQVSLPGLNQPFVIGSIQTPVGMVPQVSSSLIWKDHLGTFKSRWGVGRMHYSVEPGLYASGQPDEHAPVLVTANYKMSFDYLREAMLCRDVWILVLDTKGINVWCAAGKGTFGTRELVGRIKSSGIAGVVTHRQLILPQLAGPGVAAHQVNKLSGFKVIYGPIRAKDLPAFIDAGFKATPEMRCKTFTMWERAVLIPIELVSAFKPTLIALPILFLLGGLGGTEGFWANAFNSGLFAVLAFLSAVFAGSVLSPLLLPWLPGRAFAMKGLALGLLVGLILAAFRGGYLTGLSNRFEILAWMSIVSAVTAYLAMNFTGASTYTSLSGVKKEMRWAIPLEIGIGVVGIALWIGSRFIA; encoded by the coding sequence ATGGGTGATTGCTGCTCAAAGCCGTCACAGCTAATATCGATAGAATCCATTTGCAGACCTCCGGAGGAAAAGGTTCAGGTGAGCTTGCCAGGTTTGAACCAGCCCTTTGTAATCGGCTCAATTCAGACCCCTGTCGGAATGGTACCTCAAGTTTCTTCTTCTCTGATCTGGAAAGATCATCTTGGGACTTTTAAGTCCCGCTGGGGGGTGGGCCGCATGCATTACAGTGTTGAGCCGGGCCTTTACGCTTCGGGGCAACCAGATGAGCATGCTCCGGTCCTGGTTACAGCCAATTACAAGATGAGTTTTGATTATTTACGGGAGGCTATGCTCTGCCGAGATGTCTGGATTCTGGTTCTGGATACCAAGGGTATCAATGTCTGGTGCGCAGCAGGGAAGGGTACATTCGGGACCAGGGAGCTTGTTGGACGCATTAAGTCCAGTGGCATTGCCGGCGTAGTGACTCACAGGCAGTTAATCCTGCCCCAGTTGGCTGGGCCGGGAGTTGCTGCCCATCAAGTAAATAAGCTTTCCGGCTTTAAGGTTATCTACGGTCCGATTAGGGCAAAAGACCTCCCCGCATTTATTGATGCCGGCTTTAAGGCTACTCCGGAGATGCGGTGCAAAACTTTTACCATGTGGGAAAGGGCTGTCTTGATTCCAATTGAATTAGTAAGTGCCTTTAAGCCAACTCTGATTGCTTTGCCTATCCTATTTTTATTGGGTGGACTTGGGGGAACTGAAGGATTCTGGGCCAATGCTTTTAATTCTGGCCTTTTTGCTGTGCTGGCATTCCTTAGTGCAGTCTTTGCCGGTTCGGTTTTGTCTCCGCTTCTTCTGCCCTGGTTGCCAGGTAGAGCATTTGCCATGAAAGGTTTAGCACTGGGGCTGCTTGTGGGTTTGATTCTGGCAGCCTTTAGGGGAGGGTACCTGACAGGTTTGTCGAACCGTTTTGAAATCCTGGCATGGATGAGCATAGTCTCGGCTGTCACTGCCTATCTGGCAATGAACTTTACCGGCGCATCTACCTATACTTCTCTATCTGGGGTCAAAAAGGAGATGCGCTGGGCTATACCTCTTGAGATTGGGATCGGTGTTGTTGGCATTGCCCTATGGATCGGATCACGCTTTATTGCCTGA
- the hgcB gene encoding mercury methylation ferredoxin HgcB → MGQLVYIKDVVTLKLDQEKCTGCGICLLVCPHAVLSLTNGSVKIENRDACMECGACAQNCPSDAVTVNAGVGCAAAIINAALGREGDSCCCVIEPKETSNNADTCSKGGKEVSCC, encoded by the coding sequence ATGGGACAACTGGTTTATATTAAAGATGTGGTTACTCTAAAGCTTGACCAGGAAAAATGTACTGGTTGCGGTATATGTCTTTTGGTCTGTCCACATGCGGTGCTGAGCCTTACTAACGGCAGCGTCAAGATCGAAAATCGTGATGCCTGTATGGAGTGTGGGGCTTGTGCACAAAACTGCCCCTCTGATGCCGTTACCGTGAACGCTGGCGTTGGTTGTGCTGCCGCAATCATCAATGCTGCATTGGGTCGCGAAGGTGACTCCTGCTGCTGTGTAATTGAGCCGAAAGAGACGTCAAACAATGCAGATACCTGTTCTAAAGGGGGCAAGGAAGTGTCTTGCTGCTAG
- a CDS encoding MmgE/PrpD family protein, producing the protein MKQKTVSEKLAEFIHNLDYQGIPQEVRNLVKLRILDALSCAIAGHDLPHSKIASRVAQSSTGKSTIIGCHKKVALPDAILANGVMIHSIVQDDILSGLVHPGSTVVSAVIGVGEKMGASGTEVLTATVAGYELVGRIMSATGRFTVSSFRPSPILTTFGATAAAGKLMGLSEKQLVNAIGYAASLTPGTPNEVWWSGTMEGMFQAGVSARTGLLSATLAKEGATSAPQALEGKDGFFRCWGGSAAKMGKAVENFGQDFVISRMRIKAFPVCGANQRPIQIAKPLTEHKLKANDIARIVERVGTGATSYAGLDFAGPFESQFQALMSMQFCAAAAVLDKPVTSAKFFAGHYNDPEVGELAKKVELVEEEGRSLPLLEVHTVDGKIYTTGDEMPDRSIYIPSKENMVSKFRLLCADFFGEEGTNQIIDIIMDMEKMDNIKKLTAKLGG; encoded by the coding sequence ATGAAACAAAAAACCGTATCTGAAAAACTGGCAGAATTCATACATAATCTTGATTACCAAGGCATACCACAGGAAGTAAGAAATCTGGTTAAACTTCGTATTCTGGATGCTCTGAGCTGTGCTATTGCCGGGCATGATCTTCCCCATTCTAAAATAGCATCCAGGGTAGCCCAAAGCAGCACCGGCAAATCTACTATTATCGGTTGTCATAAAAAAGTGGCGTTACCTGATGCAATTTTGGCGAATGGCGTGATGATTCATAGCATAGTTCAGGACGATATTTTATCCGGACTTGTTCACCCTGGGAGTACAGTTGTTTCTGCTGTTATAGGTGTTGGAGAAAAAATGGGTGCCTCTGGAACGGAAGTTCTGACAGCAACTGTAGCGGGATACGAGCTGGTCGGCCGTATAATGAGTGCGACAGGGCGTTTTACTGTTTCCTCATTCAGGCCCAGTCCGATCCTGACTACCTTTGGTGCTACTGCAGCAGCCGGCAAACTAATGGGACTCAGTGAGAAACAATTGGTTAATGCTATAGGTTACGCTGCCAGTTTGACTCCTGGCACACCCAACGAGGTTTGGTGGAGTGGCACTATGGAAGGGATGTTTCAGGCAGGGGTGAGTGCACGTACTGGTCTCCTCTCTGCAACTTTAGCCAAAGAAGGGGCTACCTCTGCCCCTCAGGCACTGGAGGGGAAAGATGGTTTTTTCCGTTGCTGGGGAGGAAGTGCGGCAAAGATGGGAAAGGCAGTAGAAAACTTTGGTCAGGATTTTGTCATTTCCAGGATGCGTATAAAGGCTTTTCCGGTTTGCGGTGCAAATCAAAGACCAATACAGATTGCAAAACCTCTGACTGAGCATAAACTAAAGGCAAATGACATTGCAAGAATTGTGGAGAGAGTGGGGACAGGTGCTACTTCATATGCTGGACTGGATTTTGCCGGTCCTTTCGAATCTCAGTTTCAGGCTCTGATGAGTATGCAATTTTGTGCTGCTGCTGCAGTTTTGGATAAACCTGTTACATCGGCTAAATTTTTTGCCGGGCACTATAATGACCCCGAAGTCGGAGAGTTAGCCAAGAAAGTAGAATTGGTGGAAGAGGAGGGTCGTTCCCTTCCCCTGCTCGAAGTGCATACTGTCGATGGAAAGATATACACAACTGGAGATGAAATGCCTGACCGTAGTATATACATACCCAGCAAAGAAAATATGGTAAGTAAATTCAGACTTCTGTGCGCCGATTTTTTTGGTGAGGAGGGTACCAATCAGATCATAGATATTATAATGGACATGGAAAAGATGGATAATATTAAAAAACTAACAGCAAAGTTAGGGGGTTAA
- a CDS encoding IscA/HesB family protein yields the protein MFQVSDKASEVMKEYFKNREEAPSIRVVLNEGGUAGPALGMVLDGPQEDDEVVNKDGSTFIINKELLKRVQPVKVDFIETDRGSGYSISSNLSSGGACGGSCSC from the coding sequence ATGTTTCAAGTATCGGATAAGGCAAGTGAAGTTATGAAGGAATATTTTAAGAACAGGGAAGAAGCCCCTTCTATAAGGGTAGTCTTAAACGAGGGCGGCTGAGCAGGTCCTGCTTTAGGCATGGTCCTGGATGGACCACAGGAAGACGACGAAGTTGTTAACAAAGACGGTAGCACCTTTATAATAAACAAGGAGTTGTTAAAGCGGGTTCAACCTGTCAAAGTAGATTTCATTGAAACGGATAGAGGGTCAGGTTATTCTATTTCCTCCAATCTATCGAGTGGAGGAGCCTGCGGAGGGTCCTGCAGTTGCTGA
- a CDS encoding ABC transporter permease has translation MRGVKSETNVIDFSARKGWSRAGFVLNVFTLLFLSFKELWTERRFGLNVIIDTTLKQIYFTGVEAIKVITLISLVLGAVVIIESGAQLTKLGGGSLVAPILIMVIIRELGPLLTAFVVIGRSGTAIVAELGNMVVAHEIEAIEVMGISPVHFIIAPRIIGVTIAVMVLSVYFNLVAMVGGLVVSTLITTARFSVFLHNLAISLTLTDVSVSLLKSLVFGLIISLVCSYNGLSVKFSSTEVPQAATRGTVNSILSCFIVNFIITLLFYL, from the coding sequence GTGAGGGGAGTAAAATCAGAAACGAATGTCATAGATTTTTCTGCCAGGAAAGGTTGGTCAAGGGCAGGCTTTGTTCTGAATGTTTTCACCTTACTGTTTTTGTCCTTTAAAGAGCTGTGGACGGAGAGGAGATTTGGACTAAATGTTATAATCGATACCACTTTGAAACAGATATACTTTACCGGTGTCGAGGCTATAAAGGTTATAACCCTGATTTCTCTGGTACTGGGTGCTGTAGTTATAATAGAATCAGGCGCCCAATTGACAAAATTAGGAGGTGGGAGTCTGGTTGCTCCGATCCTGATAATGGTTATAATCAGGGAACTGGGACCTTTGCTTACAGCCTTTGTTGTTATCGGTCGTTCAGGTACAGCGATTGTTGCTGAACTGGGGAACATGGTGGTTGCCCATGAGATTGAAGCGATAGAGGTTATGGGGATAAGCCCTGTTCATTTTATCATTGCACCCAGAATCATTGGCGTGACCATCGCAGTTATGGTTTTATCTGTATACTTCAACCTGGTAGCCATGGTAGGGGGATTGGTTGTCTCCACTTTGATAACTACTGCCAGGTTTTCCGTATTTCTCCATAATTTAGCAATCTCCCTTACACTAACAGATGTTTCTGTTTCTTTGCTCAAAAGTCTTGTTTTTGGTTTAATTATATCTCTTGTCTGTTCATACAATGGGTTGTCTGTAAAATTCTCTTCTACAGAGGTACCCCAGGCCGCAACCAGAGGGACTGTTAACTCTATCCTTTCATGTTTTATTGTAAATTTTATTATAACACTCTTATTCTATTTGTAG
- a CDS encoding ATP-binding cassette domain-containing protein — protein sequence MAVKIDNLNFSYNGEEVLSRVTMRVFSGEIFVIIGPSGSGKSTLLKLCAGLFHPKDGDVDIKGINVHKAPKDRIRKLRAKIGFVFQDAALISNTCIFDNVALPLRYHTDLSEPEIEKMVSQKLNLLQIDKSYYYFLPAQLSLGLKRSVGIARALVIEPDIVLFDEITASFDSQTVQKISMIIKELKNLKVTSIIVTGDTSLAYSIADRIAIIKNGNIIETGTPDEIMNSQNPDVIRMTSMNK from the coding sequence GTGGCGGTAAAAATCGACAACCTCAACTTTAGTTACAATGGTGAGGAGGTACTCAGTAGAGTTACTATGAGGGTCTTTTCCGGAGAAATATTCGTAATAATCGGACCAAGTGGAAGCGGTAAGAGCACCCTTCTGAAATTATGTGCAGGCCTTTTTCATCCAAAAGATGGGGATGTGGATATAAAGGGTATTAATGTACATAAGGCACCAAAGGACCGTATTCGGAAATTGAGAGCAAAGATTGGATTTGTGTTCCAGGATGCAGCACTGATAAGCAATACCTGTATCTTCGATAACGTTGCCCTTCCTCTTCGTTATCATACCGACCTGAGCGAGCCTGAAATAGAAAAGATGGTATCACAAAAGCTGAATCTTTTACAGATAGACAAAAGTTATTATTATTTTCTGCCTGCCCAATTAAGCCTTGGACTAAAGAGGAGCGTGGGGATTGCCCGGGCTTTGGTTATAGAACCCGACATTGTATTATTTGATGAAATTACTGCCAGTTTTGATTCGCAGACCGTCCAGAAGATTTCCATGATTATTAAGGAGCTTAAGAATCTGAAGGTTACCTCTATAATAGTAACCGGTGATACATCCCTTGCATATTCCATTGCAGACAGAATAGCTATTATAAAAAATGGCAATATAATTGAAACAGGGACACCGGATGAGATAATGAATAGTCAGAATCCTGATGTAATACGCATGACTTCTATGAATAAATAA
- a CDS encoding MlaD family protein translates to MYFRVKRFEKYVGAFVLFSIIVLVAALVFIGRGQRWFEKKYSFITIFDSAGGVELGSKVVLSGMEIGSVKDIRLTKDNKVEIVLSILDTYRDKIRGDSVARISGPIIGSKVIEISVGAMLQQPLYEGGVIKSEKTKEVTDIIKEIDFKSPIDKLTETLDNVKSITEKFNRESGGIAVSLRETTQKINNSVGQITGNAGKITHNLDKTTSEIIEGTKSLTKTLGNLETITGEIKEGKGNLGAAIKERGLYDNLLESTALVKKITASFEKASSDISGIVNDIKKSTSNVPGIVNTGQETMEDAHKLIQSVNKTWPISRNIKEPEPGKSISIDNREQPYK, encoded by the coding sequence ATGTACTTTAGGGTTAAACGCTTTGAAAAATATGTTGGTGCATTTGTATTATTCTCCATTATTGTACTGGTAGCCGCCCTGGTTTTTATTGGACGAGGGCAGAGATGGTTTGAGAAGAAATACAGTTTTATAACTATTTTCGATAGTGCAGGCGGTGTTGAACTGGGGTCAAAGGTTGTACTTTCAGGGATGGAGATAGGAAGCGTAAAAGATATTCGTTTAACCAAAGACAATAAGGTAGAAATTGTCCTTAGTATATTGGATACCTATAGAGATAAAATTCGGGGTGATTCTGTGGCTAGGATTTCCGGCCCTATCATTGGGAGTAAAGTGATAGAGATCTCCGTTGGGGCTATGTTGCAACAACCCCTATATGAAGGAGGGGTGATAAAGTCTGAGAAGACCAAGGAGGTTACCGATATAATTAAAGAGATAGACTTCAAGTCCCCAATAGATAAACTGACAGAGACTCTTGATAATGTAAAGTCCATCACAGAAAAATTTAACAGAGAATCCGGTGGTATAGCAGTTAGCCTTAGAGAGACCACTCAGAAGATCAATAATTCTGTAGGACAAATAACCGGCAATGCGGGAAAGATTACTCATAATCTTGATAAGACCACAAGCGAGATCATAGAGGGTACGAAGAGTCTTACAAAAACCCTTGGCAATCTGGAAACAATAACCGGTGAAATTAAGGAGGGAAAAGGAAATCTGGGTGCTGCAATTAAAGAAAGAGGGCTGTATGATAACCTGTTAGAATCGACTGCACTGGTTAAAAAGATTACGGCAAGCTTTGAAAAAGCAAGCTCTGATATTTCAGGAATAGTAAATGATATCAAAAAGTCAACCTCTAATGTCCCTGGAATTGTAAATACAGGTCAGGAAACTATGGAAGATGCACATAAACTAATTCAATCCGTGAACAAGACCTGGCCAATAAGCAGAAACATAAAAGAGCCGGAACCTGGAAAGAGTATAAGTATTGACAACAGGGAACAGCCTTATAAGTAG
- a CDS encoding tetratricopeptide repeat protein, which yields MKTAKIPILFILFILVILAGCGSAKILPEKKTMASELSQKGSMYYLKADYQKALDCFKRSLMINESIDNREGIARDLNNIGTVYYYAKELDNALKYFEEALRIGGEIHDSSGKAASLNNIGNVLLKKGDIKGAIEKFREALLLDESTGNREGAAVRLNNLGIAYNSSGERDRALDFYQKALNINREVKNLRGMANNLSNIGMVYEAKGELESAIEHYKMALEIDKQIEYSPGIGVDLYNIGHVYEGMGELNKALSFYERAFKVNERLGIKERTNRDLESIKRVQGAIGKRVK from the coding sequence ATGAAGACCGCAAAGATTCCTATCCTATTTATCCTATTTATCCTTGTTATCCTTGCAGGCTGTGGTAGCGCAAAGATTCTGCCTGAAAAGAAGACTATGGCTTCGGAACTCAGCCAGAAGGGTTCTATGTATTACTTAAAGGCTGATTATCAAAAGGCACTTGACTGCTTTAAGAGATCCTTGATGATCAATGAAAGCATAGACAACAGAGAGGGGATTGCAAGAGACTTAAACAATATTGGCACTGTGTACTATTATGCAAAAGAACTGGATAATGCCCTTAAATATTTTGAAGAAGCGTTAAGGATAGGTGGGGAGATCCATGATTCGTCAGGAAAGGCGGCTAGCCTGAACAATATCGGCAATGTATTGCTGAAAAAGGGCGATATAAAAGGGGCTATAGAGAAATTCCGGGAAGCGCTCCTCCTTGATGAGAGTACCGGGAACAGGGAAGGGGCCGCTGTCAGGCTGAATAATCTGGGCATTGCATATAACTCCTCAGGGGAACGGGACAGGGCACTGGATTTTTATCAAAAAGCCCTTAATATAAACAGAGAGGTAAAAAACTTAAGAGGAATGGCAAACAACCTGAGCAATATAGGGATGGTTTATGAGGCAAAAGGGGAGTTGGAATCGGCTATTGAGCATTACAAGATGGCTTTGGAGATTGATAAGCAGATAGAATACTCACCTGGGATTGGTGTAGACCTTTATAATATCGGTCATGTCTATGAGGGTATGGGAGAGTTAAACAAGGCATTGAGTTTCTATGAGAGGGCATTTAAGGTTAATGAAAGGTTGGGAATCAAGGAAAGGACGAATAGAGACCTGGAGAGCATAAAAAGAGTACAGGGGGCAATTGGTAAAAGGGTGAAGTAG